CCGTCAGCAACTGGCGGATGGCATCCGTATCCGGCGCATTCGGCAAGCGGCTGGCGAGATACACCCGTTCCAGATCGGCTTCCTTGCGGGCAAAGTAATCTTCCAGTTGCGGCAGCGTCCATTCACCCCGGCGGATCGCCTTCATCTGCTCGGCATCGCGCTGCAAATCCATGTCCTGATGCATCAGCAATTGCTCAACCTCGCCCAGCAAGCGCACCACGTGATAGGCGAATTTCACGTCATAACCGAATTGCTCCGTCAGCGCCTTGCGCTTGCCCTCCGGCTGTTTGGTACGGATTTTGTGCATCTGCCCGTAGGCATAACCCTTGAACTTCGCCCAGCAGCCCTTGTGCAGGAACAATTGCCGCCGCTCGCGCACCAGCTTGCCGATGGGCGAGGCATACAGCACGCAATTTTCCGGCACATACAGGCTGTCGATAATGTTGGGGTTATTGTCAGCCAGCAGGCGGAAATACTTGGCAATCGCAAACACCGTCACGTCATACACCCGCCCCTTGCCACCGAGTGCTGCCGCATCGCGGATATGGTGCTGCTGGTACTGCTCGAATTGCACCGAGTAATTATCAAAGCCCGGAATTTCGCCGCGCAAATGCGGAAACATCATGGTTTTGGGCGGAATCGCAAAGGCGTAGATGTCCATGTCCGAACTGTCGTTGCTGACCCCATACGCCACCGAACCCATGATGACTTCGTACTGCACGGCACTGCTGAGAAAATCCGGCGGGCTGGGCAGGAGCTTTTTTTGTTGGAGTGACTGGATGTGGCTGCTCATGGTTGTTTCATCTTCTCGTTGTTTACTCCACACCAATAATAAGCAAACCACACGCACCGCACAAACTGCGCTAGAATAGCCGCTTTCACCCGTTACTGAAGCCACCCCATGCCGCCCAACGCCAGCCCCCATGCCCCCGTCGCCCTATTCGACCACCCTAAATACTGGGCGGAATGCTACGACACCTCGCCGTATCTCCCCATGAGTCGTGCGGAAATGGACGCGCTGGGCTGGGATTCTTGCGACATTATTATCGTCACGGGCGACGCTTATGTAGACCACCCCTCGTTCGGCATGGCAGTGATCGGGCGGATGCTGGAAGCGCAAGGTTTCCGCGTCGGCATCATTGCGCAACCGGACTGGCATTCCAAAGACCCGTTCATGGCACTGGGCGCACCCAACCTGTTCTTCGGCGTGGCAGCGGGCAATATGGACTCGATGATCAACCGCTACACCGCCGACCGCAAAACGCGCTCTGACGACGTTTA
The sequence above is drawn from the Thiothrix subterranea genome and encodes:
- a CDS encoding nucleotidyltransferase domain-containing protein, with amino-acid sequence MGAGVGRHGVASVTGESGYSSAVCAVRVVCLLLVWSKQREDETTMSSHIQSLQQKKLLPSPPDFLSSAVQYEVIMGSVAYGVSNDSSDMDIYAFAIPPKTMMFPHLRGEIPGFDNYSVQFEQYQQHHIRDAAALGGKGRVYDVTVFAIAKYFRLLADNNPNIIDSLYVPENCVLYASPIGKLVRERRQLFLHKGCWAKFKGYAYGQMHKIRTKQPEGKRKALTEQFGYDVKFAYHVVRLLGEVEQLLMHQDMDLQRDAEQMKAIRRGEWTLPQLEDYFARKEADLERVYLASRLPNAPDTDAIRQLLTDCLEQHFGSISEAVSRPHAAERALEEIGQVLQRYQGNDVA